The genomic segment ctctctctctctctctccctccgcaGTCGGAGCCGAGCGTAGGGAAGGAGGTGGAAGaggcggaggaggaggaggagggagaggcTGTCCAGGACCCCTCGAGGAACCTGAGGAGGCGACTGAGCGAGGAGCGAGCGGCCTACCGGAGGAAACTCCAGGCCTACCGAGAGGGG from the Chiloscyllium plagiosum isolate BGI_BamShark_2017 unplaced genomic scaffold, ASM401019v2 scaf_60649, whole genome shotgun sequence genome contains:
- the LOC122545201 gene encoding rootletin-like, whose translation is MSTSAMTEGRPGPLDGRHGNSEALRAGPALKHERSEPSVGKEVEEAEEEEEGEAVQDPSRNLRRRLSEERAAYRRKLQAYREGQERQAVLVQKLQGK